The Glycine max cultivar Williams 82 chromosome 3, Glycine_max_v4.0, whole genome shotgun sequence sequence GCCGAATTTTACTTTTCTAACTTAACACATTTTGACTACAAGCTAAGATCTATCCAATGTCAACTTTTCACGGAAGTGTGCATAACAGGTAGAGGCTGCAGCCCTAGTTTCAAGCTCCAAATCCTGCATTATTTACCGATTACCACGCCTTAAGGCTTAAACACCCTTCAAAAAATTGGGCAATCCTGTTGCGCTACTTTAGCTTGGGTTTCAGGATCGGCCGTATTATTGAAGTATCTAACCTTGAGGTCAAAGATCTGAATTCCATTTCAAAAGATCAAAAGATCTTCTCTACCTTGTGCTTTGATCTCTTCTCGAGCCATAACCAATATACACTTTGGTATCTTCCCAAAACAATTATCTAaacagataaaaatacaaaaaacaaaagatgatTTTATACAGCTGCATACTGTCTAATAAATTCTGAGTGTGCAATAGTAAACCCCAATACTTTAAGGTCAATGAGCAATAAAAGAGACATGCTTGTGTCTTTCATGCATGATAAAAATATCACATCATCTTACACAAGGAAACAACAATTCCTTCATGCTCCCAATGAATGATGAAACAAAGTTCTTTGTTACCAACATAGTTCAACTAGCATACAAAATGTATAAGAGAACTTGGTCTACTCTCTACTTATTTAAAGTGGCAGCAGAAATCCAAATCATGCTTTTTAACTAAATGTCTCAATCACCACTATGTTCATTCAAGATATCAGTACCCTTTATAGAGGCAGAGGGAATTTTGGGGATTCTTTCATGAAATGTGCTTTAGCAATAACATAATGCAAAAGGCTAAAAGAGCATACAATGTGTAACTTGTCagagttattttgtttttcaatgccATGTATATAAATGCGTATAAAGAGCACTGCAGAAAATGTGAACTATACAATCAGGAAAGAGAACCTACAGAATCAATTTGTCTCCGGAGCAATTTCAGTATTTCAATTACCAACATAGTTCAACTAGCATACAAAATGTATAAGAGAACTTGGTCTACTCTCTACTTATTTAAAGTGGCAGCAGAAATCCAAATCATGCTTTTTAACTAAATGTCTCAATCACCACTATGTTCATTCAAGATATCAGTACCCTTTATAGAGGCAGAGGGAATTTTGGGGATTCTTTCATGAAATGTGCTTTAGCAATAACATAATGCAAAAGGCTAAAAGAGCATACAATGTGTAACTTGTCagagttattttgtttttcaatgccATGTATATAAATGCGTATAAAGAGCACTGCAGAAAATGTGAACTATACAATCAGGAAAGAGAACCTACAGAATCAATTTGTCTCCGGAGCAATTTCAGTATTTCAATGACATCTATGTCTATGTTCTCTTTCCCGAATAGAGTAAAATGCAAAGTGATCTGCATTAAGAAGGTTAGCTGAGTCAATTCAAAGGGAGCGAAAAAAATCCATACTTACTTGACCCACTAATTCACAAATAATTTACATGTTTCCcaactattaaatttttatattagcaTTTGAgctattttaaactttttttttcttgaacaaaAATGTTAATGTCAATTTATTCTTGTTACAGAAACAATTCACCATAATTCAGCTTCTTGTGGGTGTGAGAAAACTGTGGAAATGTTCCATATACAACTCAAATGGTAGAACCTGGAATGAGGAGTTTAAAATCTTTTCAAGTGGATGAAACATCTGTGTCTGAGCTAGTTAGAAGTTTTTCTAGTTCTACTTTTAGACTTGGGATCAACAATATCATTTGAAACATCATGTGCACCTCGAAGAATATATTTATCTATCTTCTATATACAAACAAGACCCTGACGATGTCAACTGACATTTCTGTGTGACGTGTCGCCCTTACAACAATCCTCATTTCCGCCCAAGAAACACAAATACGTTTTTCCttctctatgtttttttttcatttgtgcgCTGACCTCTTTCTCTCACttctcacttcttcttcttcttcttctttttcttcatctctttctctctcttgaaCTACAATGGTAGAAGGTGTGTTTCCTCTACAAGGTACTTCCTTTCTACTTCCTTATTGCTCATTTTTACTGTCAAACCCGGATATATTgcccttttttctcttttacacCAAAGctgcaatttttatttcaaaactcCATGAGTACgggtttgttttctttgtttctttactttatGGTTTAACTTCATGAGTAGTTGTTCATAAACACACCAAAGCTGCAATTTTTATCTCAAATGCGGCTCCAATGTGACTAAAGTACATTGTGCATTTTCAGGGTACGTCTTCCCTTctctatgcttttttttttttttttcatttgtgggTATGTCTTTCCTTCTGTATgcgttttttattttgtggctTTTTTTGTTCTGTTGACCTTTGTGGGAATGTCTTCCCTTCCATGAGTAGCGATTCATAAAAACATCAAAGTTGCGATCTTTATCTCAAAACTCCATGAATACaagtttgttttctttatttttttactttacggTTTAACTCCATGAGTAGTTGTTCATAAACACAccaaatttgtgatttttatctcaaaactcCATGAGTATAGGTTTTTTTCGTTTGTTCCTTTACTTTACGGTTTAACTCCATGAGTTGCGATTTATAGACACACCAAAGCtgcgatttttatctcaaaactcCATGAGtacaaatttgttttctttgtttctttactttacAGTTTAACTCTATGAGTAGTTGTTGAAAAACACACCAAAGTtgcgatttttatctcaaatgtGACTCCAATGTGACTGAAGTGCATTATGCATTCTCGGGGTACGTCTTCTCTTCTCTATGTCTTAACTTCTATATgcgttttttattttgtgacttttttttgttatcctGACCTTTGTGGGTATGTCTTCCCTTCCATGAGTAACGGTTCATAAATACACCAAAGTtgtgatttttatctcaaaactcCATGAGTATAggttcattttctttgtttctttacttTAAGGTTTAACTCCATGAGTAGTTGTTCATAAACACACCAAAATTGCGATTTTTATCATAGATGTGTCGATATATGATATCTCTCACGCATTGTAGATTTGTTACaactatttcatatttttttaataattttttcattttcgtttttggGGTATAATGGATTTCTTgatgtttttcatttaaggaATCAAAATGTTTTCTACAAGCAGTAAGAAGCCATGGGTAAGTGTCTATTGCATGCAGAGAAGGTGGAAGAGCACACTATAGTTGCAATTTTTATCTGAAAACTCCATAAGTACAGGTtcgttttctttgttttttagtCTTCGTCAGCCTTCTCGAACGTGTTCATTCTTTCCTATACCCACTTTTTTCGCAAGACaaaagctttaatttttttgggtgttctccctttattttgtttcctgAGTTCCCGCACTACaaaaagcttaaatttttttgtgttcttgAGCCTTCTACACCTTGCATTGCATTTTAAGTTTATATCTGTATCATtgggtaacttttttttttgttttttgatttttcacaacccaaaagcttaaatttttttgggtgttctgcctttattttgttttttgagttCTCGCATcacaaaatcttaattttttttgtgttcctcAACCATCTTCTCCTTTTTGTGCTTTCGTCCTTTTTTTGGTGGTGTAAAGGTTCAATATATTTGTTTGCGTTGCATTTTTGCATTCAGCTGTAGCAATAGAAGGAATTCTTGACAGAAAATTAGTTGACTCCGGTGATGGGATAGCATTCTACTTAACGTGTATGAGAGCTGATAATCAGAAAACAGCAAAATTAGAGTGATGATAACCCCATTTGATTGatgaagaaatttttatattactttattttaacaatttaaagttgtaatttaataattatagttTGCAGGCCATGTATTTCATTGTTTACAATTTGCTAAACAACATAGAGTTATCTGCTCCCAGTTATTTTGATGCCTTTAGGCTTTagaactatattttattttaaaatacccgttcttactttttttccttttctaataCTTCTTTAAATGGATAGTGTACATCAGTTAGAATGTTTCAATCCATAATGATTAACAACATAACGGCAGAAAATAGTCAAACAAGTAGCCATATGATGCCTATATTCCCAATGTCCAGAATTCATAGTAGAAGAAAATTAGAACAACAATCACCATAAACAAAGATAAGTTCCAAATCTAGACACTTGACCTAAAGACACATCACCCACTGGGAAAAGCTCTCAATGCCTGCACTTACTGGTATTAgaaatgaataatatatttgGTCCAAATTgcagaaattatattttaaatgccTAACATTAATATATTGCAGAAGATTTCCAAAGGGTTCAGTCCAATCCACAGACACGTATCAAAACGTCCAAAAATTATAGCAGAAAATGCAATTACAGTGAGTAGAATTAAACCAAACTAACTCAAATTAGGAGGATAAAATAGGACTCCTTAAATGAAGAAACTTCATTATGCAATAAAGCCCTCTAGATGCAGGGGTATTCACGAAATTAAACCGAACTAATTAAACAGTGATTTAACcacaccaaaaaaagaaaaacagagcAAAGCATAGCAGCAGACAATCAATACcaagaaggaaattgaaagaCCGAAAGAATAGATGAAGGAAACTTAATCAtaaaaatctatattttttgtctacgtattaaatctaatttaaagAAGAATCGAGCAAATAACAAATATGTACGaagaacattaaaaaatatttataagtaaGAATGGTACATACAATAGTGTTGAAGgagtctaaaaaataaataatttatcaaatttccATGTTGTCCGAACCAAGAGAAAACTAAAAGAAGTAAAATCTCAAATGAAAAATCAAGCTGAAAACTACTACCAATTCAATTATGCAAATCAGTGTACAAACACCTTTTGGTAGGACCTCTGGTGTGAGTTTTTTACCCAAATATTACGaggacaaaattatttattcaagtGATACAATTGTTAATTATGAGAAATTGGCTTGGGCAACCTGATTTCACAAAggtggtttttttttgttaacattgaGAAATCAGTGAGCCATGTACTGATTTctcaatatgtttttttttcatttttataatcattattttttaatttgttgcttttttaattgtatatttattttatttttaaaatatttaattttcctttttagcatttttttaattgtatcttttttgtttattcacTTTTCTAGAGTggatttccttattttttataaaattatctcaatccttatataaaaaatatatgttaatttgtttttaattaaatttatatttaacccACAACTTCAATTGAACTAAAAAAgagattaaatcaacatgaaatAGAATAGAATTACAAACAATATAACATaatgtttaaattattattgttttgattaagaattaaaattacaaacaatAAGAGTATTTGTTTTTAGAATGACATGAGTTACGATACATGAAACATCTTTTGTGTTATTCAATCTTTTTCATATCCATTTCGATGTGTATACAAAAGGATATTggattatctttaaaatttctTAACATTTTTGGGTTAGGATAATTTAGTGGTTTGTAACAGTGTGGTCATTATGCTTCATGCAATTTGTCAAACAATCATATGTAACAAAAGAACAAgagaatcaaatttattttttttacatatatatatgttgacCACAATGATTCAATTTTAGTACataataaatgatattatattatactGAGTTATTAAAACTTTGTATCCtcaaaataaacacatttttaatattagtaatgaAACACAATTTGGATTAGTAAATTGAAAAGACCTTTTGTTGAAGTAATGAGCACGCTTcagttcaaaatatttaaaaacatattttataaaactaaaaatgaaacaaaacgtTAGAAATAATATGTATATAGCTTTTACTCAATTCTTCCATGACAAATATCGAGGGGTAGGTTTTCAATGGGGCACGCAAAGATACAAAAGCTGTCATCATCTATAATATACAAACAAACAAGGCCCTTcaatattaatatcaattttaacatattattaaaaccaacttcaattttgtattttgtttttctgtaATTGTTGTCAATTTattaacgtttaattaataagcatattttattcatatttttgttaattttcatttcaaattaataggtacttaacaatcaattttaaatattctgttAGAATAtggaaataatcataattttcaaacatattttgttaggatatcaaaataatcataattttgacGTTGACTTATTCTATTCCTAATCAGTAgctacttaacaatcaattttaaatattacactatcaattttaacatattattaaaatcaacttcaatattatgtttgattttgccataatcattgtcaatttattaacatttacttaacaagcatattttatgtatatttttgttagttttcattttaaattaataggtgcttaacaatgaattttaaattttttgttagcatatgaaaataatcataattttcaaattaaatcagtatatcataataaaaatatgataaaaataataatgtgcaTATATTAATTTCACGACCTCCGTCAATACTAGGAAAATCGTGACATGCACTATTCTTTAAATGCATGAGTATAGAgatttaaaaagaaagataataaagataatagacatttaattttagctttttattttatttgacaatTGAGACTCATTATTTTCATCCTAATTATTTTCATGTGATAGAAAAGAAGTCacataagtttttttatgaagttacttctttttttattttgttttatctttaggatttaaaaagaatataagaagatttataataactcatacTGTTGAACCaaccaattatattttaatgccTTATTCTTGTTAAATAGATTGAATATACaacttttaatcaattttaaaccaTTTACaagtttattaaataatttcaattgcatgtataatatatttttaagatataaataaatattaatcataacACTAAATACTGCAAATCTTCTTTATCTAAAATTTACTATAGATCATTATTGAGCTAAAATATTTAGCAtcttaattaatgaaatttactagcagcatataaaaatattaaaataaataacttttgcATAAATAATTAACTTTGAATTAACTTAATCAACCTAATATTGGACACGAGATCATCTAAGCAACCCATATTTTTGAATTAACTTGAtgtgtttttttcttccaataCTCAAACATTAATATCATCCAAACAAACTAAATTTTCATCCattttataatgaattttaacactattgataaaaaaaaagtgaatgtttagcattatgaatttttattgcTGATTAAACGTGGACGAAATGTTTATACACTGTAATTTTTGTGTGTAttgctttctttaatttatgatggagggaattcaataaaaaagaaaaaaaaatgtttatacctTTGGGtatgaaacaatttttctatttctttttaattttgacgaAACAGTATATGATTTGCTCTGATTAATTATGAACTTATTTCGttgacttatatttttttatttgtacttaAGTTATTTGAAGACATGGGCTAACACTAATATCTTTTCCTAATATTTGTTTGTTAACCAATCAATTATGTAGTTATCTTTTTTCTGCCTCTTAATGTTTCATGTAATCATTTGATactcatatttttattgtaaatcctttcttttatttcaaataacatataatattaacaatttaacacgttaaaatcatattttattatctacatgtaattcaacattaattattacaacTTTTTAATACTCAAATAGGAGTATCAGCGGCACGAGCCTCTCCCTAGTTTCATTATGGAAATGCACTCAAAGGAACTTCATATCCATGCTTGAACATTTGTCCCAATGTTTTTAAAACCATGGAAATCTGGCCACGGCTCATGTAAGCTTTGTACATTATCCATAATGTTTTCTTTGAGCATTTAAGCTTGACATTTTCCATCTCTTCAAGGACATTATGCATTTCGAGTAAGGTCATCTGTGACCCATACATGACTAGCTTACAATGATATAAGGATCGGCAGATACTCCACCCAGAGATTTCCGCACGTCTCACAAAATTTTCTAGCTTTTCTACTGCATTACATCGATAATAAGTTGCAATTATGCGTCTCAAAATACCCTTGGTTGTTATAGAAGTCCCATGCTCAAATGCCTCATTTATAGCATTCTCCATTTTCGCTAACCAGTCTTCCTTGGCATAGAGTTTAATCAACAAAACATTTAACCATGGCCTGTACTCTTTTTGTGGAATAAACTTCAACAATAACTCTATCTTCTTAAGTCTATCTGCATGAGAACTTCTACAATAGGCACATATCATACATCTGATTAATGAAATTTCCTTTATATTAACATGATCCCTTATAAAGGAATACATCTCTTCCATCTTTTCAAGATTACCCGAATTTGCATACCCACGAAGCATTAGAAGGTGGGTTTTCATGTTAGGCTCAACAGAGCTCAACTTCAGCATTTGAAACACCTTTTCCATATCATCCCACATCCAAGCCGTGATATATCCAGCAATCAAGTGATTGTAAGTGCAGATGTTCATGGCGAGGTTTAACCTTTGTATCTCACTGAATGTTGCTTCCATGTGATCAACGAGCATCAGCCTACCATAAACAGATAGAAGAATATTGTACGTGGCAATAGAAGGATCGCAAGTCAGATCCCTcttcaaatcacaaaacaaagaCTGACAGTTATCAGGAAGACCATTGAACATAAAAGCACCCATAAGCGCATTGTAAGTGCCGGTCGTCTTGATACCTTTGACAGCAGCCTCCTTAAAGAGCTTAACAGCTAAATCAACATTCCCAGATCTACCTGCAGCTTTTATACCCTTTGAGTACTCATACGCATCCATAGGGTTTTCAGCATTCGATCTCTTTCTTCTCCAACTAAACACCTGAATGTTAAACAACacaatccaaaaagaaagagggtcACTTTCAAATCCCACAAACTCTGATTTACGAcaccaacaaaaaacaaaaccaaaccaTTAAAACTGgttttattcatttgttttttgcAATAACGTAAGGTTCAGTGAACCACTATTAACTGAACAAAACTGGATTGATCGAAAAtcaaacagaagaaaaaaaaacaaaatggcaacatttttaatatcataatACAGAGAAACTAAAAGAAACCAAAGATATTAGGAAgcaatagataatttataatttgagttgataaaagacaaaaacaaaatagcaaCGTTTTCAACATTTACACTGTCAATAGATAacctattattataattattattactattattattattatgcaattaggaagcaaaaagcaaaaacccaaaaaacacaattttaaaattgagttgATAAAAACTGAACCTGGAGGGCAAGGGAAGGATTTGAATTCAATTGATTCATAAGCTTGAGTAACGCAGATCCATTGGGGTGACGCCGAAACAAAGTGTCGAAACTATCGTCCAAAATGGTCTGAACCCTAGCAGAGTCGCAGGAATCTCTAATGAGCTCGTTTTTGAGAATCGTGACCTTGTTGATGAGATCCTGTTTCGGCGAAGAGCAAGACTTGGCGGTGAACAAGGGAGTGATGTCAGAGTATATGTTTGGGACGGTATGAACATTGCGATGATGAGATAGGGCGGTGGCGAAGGAGGGAGAGAAAGTGGTTTTGGGGTTTGAGAATCCATGGAAATTATGATGGGATTGCATGAGCAACAACAGAGCTGCTCGCGTTGTTGCGTCAGAAGAGAATCTACACACTCGCTTCATTCTCGATTGCTCAAATTGTTGTTTAGGGTTTAACGCACTACTATGCAGGCCTATACTTATCTTTGGGCTTGGGCTTTTTCAGCCCATGTCCCATTATATCACACTTAACACAATTTTGCAAATGAAAGCAGTTCTAAAACCACTTAAGAAATGTAGATTGTTGGGACATGTAAACTGTCCATATTctcggataaaaaaaaatccctattaTATAACATAAAACAACCAAACACCCCTAGAAGATGATTCCTCctcttttatagatttttttttttttttaccaaacctGGTCTTTTATAcatgatgattatttttttattttattttatggaagAGGATGATTATAATAAGTGATGGGAAAATAGTATGTGTACTTTAAACTGTTAACCAAACAACAAGTGCTATgtaattgtattattttttacaataatcattttttatttttattaggtaatagtataatttattttatattaatatatcatcataattattttctattataaactataaatttaaaaaaataaaatttattattgtttcataaaaaaattcctaTTCAAAATCTAATCCTATTTGCACATTGAGACAATTTTGTTAACCTTTATAAggctttattatttaattagtattttagtttgtggaatatataagaatataaatatttttttacataattaaaatttataataaatgaatataaatatttttcaacatataaattatgtttttatataagaaaactatAACATTTTGAATGAAGGTGTATTTAGGAGTTACTCTttgataaaagtatttttaagagttttttcTTTGACAATAGTATTTCTAGGtactttttttaatctcttatttattttaatctatcttttcatctttatttttaaa is a genomic window containing:
- the LOC100792116 gene encoding pentatricopeptide repeat-containing protein At2g30780, which translates into the protein MKRVCRFSSDATTRAALLLLMQSHHNFHGFSNPKTTFSPSFATALSHHRNVHTVPNIYSDITPLFTAKSCSSPKQDLINKVTILKNELIRDSCDSARVQTILDDSFDTLFRRHPNGSALLKLMNQLNSNPSLALQVFSWRRKRSNAENPMDAYEYSKGIKAAGRSGNVDLAVKLFKEAAVKGIKTTGTYNALMGAFMFNGLPDNCQSLFCDLKRDLTCDPSIATYNILLSVYGRLMLVDHMEATFSEIQRLNLAMNICTYNHLIAGYITAWMWDDMEKVFQMLKLSSVEPNMKTHLLMLRGYANSGNLEKMEEMYSFIRDHVNIKEISLIRCMICAYCRSSHADRLKKIELLLKFIPQKEYRPWLNVLLIKLYAKEDWLAKMENAINEAFEHGTSITTKGILRRIIATYYRCNAVEKLENFVRRAEISGWSICRSLYHCKLVMYGSQMTLLEMHNVLEEMENVKLKCSKKTLWIMYKAYMSRGQISMVLKTLGQMFKHGYEVPLSAFP